Below is a genomic region from Arcanobacterium haemolyticum DSM 20595.
CCATTCTCGATTCCAGCGCGTTATGCCGCAGCGATTCTCCCGGCGATGTTCTTATGTGTGGGGCTGTCGATTAGATGGGCAGGTGCCCGATGGCTTATGGGCACAGTTGCGGCAGGAGCGTGGATCTACGTGGTTTTCAGCGGGATGACGTACCTGTAAACGTTACTGTTTATTTATAAGGTAAGTGAGGCGATCGACGTCGTGGCGCAAGATAGCAATTTCTTCCGTTAAGCGGCGTCGATCTTCTTCTAACTTACTTACGGTAAAAGCCTGATGGATTTCGACGAACACGAGCACCGCCATAACAACAAAGAAAACCATGTTGGATGGGACATCGAAGCCTGCAAAATCGGCAATTTTTGTTAATCCGCTTGGCCACAGAATAAAGATGATGGCCAGAATATCGAGGCAGAGCCAAAGCCAGACGTATTTTTCTTTAATCACGCGGTGGCGGACGAACCGAATAAGCTGAATACCGATGAGTAACGTAGCAATGAGAGAAATAATCTGAATGGTGGTCATTATTATGCTTTCCGGCTTCGGCTCATTAACGCGATGCCAAGTGCGAGTGTTGCTCGAACAAGATAAATTGCTGCTTTGATTGGAGAATGAGATGGCGTACCTGCAGTTCGTGCATGCATTTCAACACCAATTTGTTTAACCACAAGGCCAGATTTAATAC
It encodes:
- a CDS encoding DUF2304 domain-containing protein, with amino-acid sequence MTTIQIISLIATLLIGIQLIRFVRHRVIKEKYVWLWLCLDILAIIFILWPSGLTKIADFAGFDVPSNMVFFVVMAVLVFVEIHQAFTVSKLEEDRRRLTEEIAILRHDVDRLTYLINKQ